In Candidatus Methylarchaceae archaeon HK02M2, a single window of DNA contains:
- a CDS encoding phosphoglycolate phosphatase, translating into MDLKGFAVDIDGTITEDGGIINLDAAYTLRWLNKMDYKVIFVSGRSAWEVLALSVYIGTTKVVVGENGGVVATSPVDLFLLADISYGIMGYDYLCKRIKNVKKKKGFPRLTEVVLERNFNLNEGRKILNESGLPVTIQDSKYGYHVSHETVSKANGLKIAAKNLGLDTSQIIAIGDSEIDIPMFEVCGYSVALGNATETVKKKADFSVNFNMGEGFLEAIQHITEKFMKIH; encoded by the coding sequence ATGGATTTGAAGGGATTTGCTGTCGATATCGATGGTACTATCACTGAAGATGGTGGGATTATCAACCTTGATGCTGCCTATACTCTACGCTGGCTTAATAAAATGGACTACAAAGTGATATTTGTTAGCGGTAGGAGTGCTTGGGAGGTTCTAGCTTTATCTGTCTATATAGGCACCACGAAAGTAGTAGTAGGAGAGAATGGGGGGGTTGTTGCTACTTCACCTGTTGACCTGTTTCTATTAGCAGACATTTCTTATGGCATAATGGGTTATGATTACCTTTGTAAAAGGATCAAGAATGTTAAGAAGAAAAAAGGTTTCCCACGCTTAACTGAAGTCGTCTTAGAAAGAAATTTTAATCTTAATGAAGGGAGAAAGATTCTTAATGAAAGTGGTTTGCCAGTCACAATCCAAGATAGCAAGTACGGATATCATGTATCCCATGAGACAGTAAGTAAGGCAAATGGTCTAAAAATTGCTGCAAAGAATCTTGGACTCGATACGAGTCAGATTATTGCTATTGGGGATAGTGAAATAGATATTCCTATGTTCGAAGTATGTGGTTATAGCGTGGCACTTGGAAATGCAACAGAGACCGTGAAGAAAAAGGCCGATTTCTCTGTGAACTTCAATATGGGTGAAGGTTTTTTAGAAGCTATCCAACATATTACCGAAAAATTCATGAAAATTCATTGA